Proteins found in one Litorihabitans aurantiacus genomic segment:
- a CDS encoding acyltransferase family protein: MNTITTPTSTPAPGRSATTRWRTDLEGLRVVAILLVAGYHVWGDRVSGGVDVFLMLSGFLVGGGLWRGFARGDGVRLRTYLVKHARRLLPASVTVLLVTLAAVTVILPVTRWRAGAEQTLASLLYVENWWLATTGQEYGSANPDQSPWQHFWSLSVQGQLFVAVPLLMLLTWWCVRRLAPSRRLRILALVVALTTLASFVFALVLTAIDQPVAYVHTLARAWEFLLGMVLAMALTRWNPRGPALQVLGWVGLAALLLTGLLVDGGSTFPGPATLLPVGAAVAVVVAGAASPRSALPRMLGVRPLAYAGRYAYAFYLWHWPVLVLTVAVRERSVGWLAGACVLLLSAVLAVLTHHLVEEPLRTGASVRDSVPARWRRLLADRRPGGARRALPPRPSPVARRATAISAAVLVLALPLTWLARVEVLRSEIDLTQLADVDTYPGALSVTEPEVFAEFPDVPFIPAVEAIPDTQVFADGCVTGEGDATLRQCAYGDLTSPTTVALVGGSHSEQWFAAMVRVAEALGMRLVPYLKVGCPFMASSQAPTSDCARWLDDLTDELLATGPEYIVTTSTRPAGDGEDYVPPAYLEAFDAIPTSSHIVAIRDTPWFDFSMSDCVASVTDTAMCDVLLYDRISVEDPTLDLYPDGVEFVDMNDVICPQGLCSAVQGNRLVFSDDNHMTAVYVETLSYELERRFSVAMALRQDGG, translated from the coding sequence TTGAACACGATCACGACGCCGACCTCGACGCCCGCACCCGGCCGTTCGGCCACCACGAGGTGGCGGACGGACCTCGAGGGACTGCGCGTCGTCGCGATCCTCCTCGTGGCGGGCTACCACGTGTGGGGTGACCGGGTCTCCGGCGGGGTCGACGTCTTCCTGATGCTCTCGGGCTTCCTCGTCGGCGGCGGCCTCTGGCGCGGGTTCGCGCGGGGTGACGGCGTACGGCTGCGCACCTACCTCGTGAAGCACGCCCGCCGCCTGCTGCCCGCCTCGGTCACGGTGCTCCTCGTCACGCTCGCGGCAGTCACCGTGATCCTCCCGGTGACGCGGTGGCGTGCCGGCGCCGAGCAGACGCTCGCCTCGCTGCTGTACGTGGAGAACTGGTGGCTGGCGACGACCGGCCAGGAGTACGGGTCCGCCAACCCCGACCAGAGCCCCTGGCAGCACTTCTGGTCCCTGTCGGTGCAGGGTCAGCTGTTCGTCGCCGTACCGCTGCTGATGCTGCTCACCTGGTGGTGCGTGCGCCGTCTCGCGCCGTCACGCCGGCTCCGCATCCTCGCGCTCGTGGTGGCGCTGACGACCCTGGCGTCGTTCGTGTTCGCCCTCGTCCTCACGGCGATCGACCAGCCGGTCGCCTACGTCCACACCCTGGCCCGCGCGTGGGAGTTCCTCCTCGGCATGGTGCTCGCGATGGCGCTCACACGCTGGAACCCCCGCGGACCCGCGCTGCAGGTTCTCGGCTGGGTCGGTCTCGCCGCACTCCTGCTGACGGGGCTGCTGGTCGACGGCGGGAGCACCTTCCCCGGTCCGGCCACGCTGCTACCGGTGGGCGCCGCCGTCGCCGTCGTCGTCGCGGGGGCGGCCTCACCGCGGTCGGCGCTGCCCCGGATGCTGGGCGTGCGGCCCCTGGCCTACGCGGGGCGCTACGCGTACGCCTTCTACCTCTGGCACTGGCCCGTGCTCGTGCTGACGGTGGCGGTCCGGGAGCGTTCGGTCGGGTGGCTCGCGGGCGCCTGCGTCCTGCTCCTGTCGGCGGTGCTCGCGGTCCTGACGCACCACCTCGTCGAGGAGCCGCTGCGCACGGGGGCCTCGGTCCGCGACTCCGTCCCGGCCCGGTGGCGGCGGCTCCTGGCCGATCGTCGTCCGGGTGGGGCGCGGCGCGCCCTTCCTCCACGGCCCTCCCCCGTGGCGCGCCGTGCGACGGCGATCTCCGCCGCAGTCCTCGTCCTCGCCCTCCCGCTGACCTGGCTCGCGAGGGTCGAGGTGCTGCGCTCCGAGATCGACCTCACCCAGCTCGCCGACGTCGACACCTACCCCGGAGCCCTGTCGGTCACGGAACCCGAGGTCTTCGCGGAGTTCCCGGACGTGCCCTTCATCCCCGCGGTCGAGGCGATCCCCGACACCCAGGTGTTCGCCGACGGATGCGTCACCGGTGAGGGCGACGCGACCCTGCGACAGTGCGCCTACGGCGACCTCACCAGCCCCACGACCGTCGCGCTCGTCGGCGGCTCGCACTCCGAGCAGTGGTTCGCGGCGATGGTGCGGGTCGCGGAGGCTCTCGGGATGCGGCTGGTGCCGTACCTCAAGGTCGGCTGCCCGTTCATGGCGTCGTCGCAGGCGCCGACCTCGGACTGCGCCCGTTGGTTGGACGACCTCACGGACGAGCTCCTGGCGACCGGTCCCGAGTACATCGTCACCACGTCGACCCGTCCCGCAGGTGATGGCGAGGACTACGTCCCCCCGGCCTACCTCGAGGCGTTCGACGCGATCCCGACGTCGTCGCACATCGTCGCGATCCGTGACACCCCGTGGTTCGACTTCTCCATGTCCGACTGCGTCGCGTCCGTCACGGACACGGCCATGTGCGACGTCCTCCTCTACGACCGCATCTCGGTGGAGGATCCGACGCTGGACCTCTACCCCGACGGTGTCGAGTTCGTCGACATGAACGACGTCATCTGCCCGCAGGGCCTGTGCTCCGCGGTGCAGGGGAACCGACTCGTGTTCAGCGACGACAACCACATGACGGCCGTCTACGTCGAGACGCTGTCGTACGAGCTCGAACGACGCTTCTCCGTGGCGATGGCGCTGCGACAGGACGGCGGCTGA